From Psychrobacillus sp. FSL K6-2836, a single genomic window includes:
- a CDS encoding sulfurtransferase: MTKVFIELAEILEGNPRLIDARFDLSDKNAGSQMYNMEHVEGAIYWDLEKDLSDMSSDNGRHPMISKEKMTSLVQEAGLNLEDFIVIYDQGAAPFALRAYFLLEWAGFKNIFVSRSGFEELKSKLPVSKIEPVLTHTTTIPQWKNSKLLTMDEVRQVVAEEIEGQLIDARSNIRFKGESEPIDPIAGHIPTAINFDWELLKRDGKFLEQKELKEILSNLAPTDKPVIAYCGSGVTAAPLYGCLKEAGYENVQLYVGSYSDWIRENEVEK; encoded by the coding sequence ATGACTAAGGTATTTATTGAATTAGCAGAGATTTTAGAGGGAAATCCCCGTTTAATCGACGCTCGCTTTGATTTAAGTGATAAAAACGCAGGATCTCAAATGTATAATATGGAACATGTAGAAGGAGCAATTTATTGGGATTTAGAAAAAGATTTATCTGATATGTCCAGTGATAATGGCCGCCATCCGATGATTTCGAAGGAAAAAATGACAAGTCTTGTTCAAGAGGCTGGTTTAAACCTAGAAGATTTTATCGTAATTTACGACCAAGGAGCTGCACCTTTTGCATTACGTGCATATTTTTTATTGGAGTGGGCAGGCTTTAAAAATATATTTGTATCCCGTTCTGGATTTGAAGAATTGAAGAGTAAGCTACCAGTTTCGAAAATCGAACCTGTCTTAACACACACAACAACGATACCCCAATGGAAAAACAGTAAGTTACTTACAATGGATGAAGTAAGACAAGTTGTTGCAGAAGAAATAGAGGGTCAATTAATAGATGCAAGATCTAATATTCGCTTTAAAGGTGAAAGTGAGCCTATCGATCCGATTGCTGGTCATATTCCAACTGCTATAAACTTTGACTGGGAGCTGCTTAAAAGAGATGGTAAATTTCTAGAGCAGAAAGAGTTAAAGGAAATATTGAGTAACTTAGCTCCAACTGACAAACCAGTTATTGCTTATTGTGGAAGTGGTGTAACAGCTGCGCCTTTGTATGGATGTTTAAAAGAGGCTGGATACGAAAATGTTCAACTTTATGTAGGTAGCTACAGTGATTGGATTAGAGAGAATGAAGTTGAAAAATAA